From one Streptomyces sp. R41 genomic stretch:
- the hemE gene encoding uroporphyrinogen decarboxylase, whose amino-acid sequence MSANHSPAGQQPTATYESAFLKACRREPVPHTPVWFMRQAGRSLPEYLKVREGIPMLESCMRPELVAEITLQPVRRHNVDAAIYFSDIVVPLKAIGIDLDIKPGVGPVVQNPIRTRADLAQLRDLTPEDVSYVTEAIGLLTAELGPTPLIGFAGAPFTLASYLVEGGPSKNHEHTKALMYGDPQLWADLLDRLAEITSAFLKVQIEAGASAVQLFDSWVGALAPADYRRSVMPASTKVFEAVASYGVPRIHFGVGTGELLGLMGEAGADVVGVDWRVPLDEAARRVGPGKALQGNLDPAVLFSTTEAVQTKTREVLDAAAGLEGHVFNLGHGVPPNTNPDALTRLVEYVHTQTTR is encoded by the coding sequence GTGAGTGCCAACCACAGCCCCGCCGGGCAGCAGCCGACAGCCACGTACGAGTCCGCCTTCCTCAAGGCGTGCAGGCGCGAGCCCGTGCCGCACACGCCGGTGTGGTTCATGCGGCAGGCCGGACGCTCGCTGCCCGAGTACCTCAAGGTGCGCGAGGGCATCCCCATGCTGGAGTCCTGCATGCGGCCCGAGCTGGTCGCCGAGATCACCCTCCAGCCGGTCCGTCGGCACAACGTGGACGCGGCGATCTACTTCAGCGACATCGTCGTCCCGCTGAAGGCCATCGGCATCGACCTCGACATCAAGCCGGGTGTCGGCCCCGTCGTCCAGAACCCGATCCGCACCCGCGCCGACCTGGCCCAGCTGCGCGATCTGACTCCCGAGGACGTCAGTTACGTCACCGAGGCGATCGGCCTGCTCACGGCCGAGCTCGGCCCGACCCCGCTCATCGGCTTCGCGGGCGCGCCTTTCACCCTCGCGAGCTACCTCGTGGAGGGCGGTCCGTCCAAGAACCACGAGCACACCAAGGCGCTCATGTACGGCGACCCGCAGCTGTGGGCCGACCTCCTCGACCGCCTCGCCGAGATCACCTCCGCCTTCCTGAAGGTGCAGATCGAGGCGGGCGCCAGCGCCGTCCAGCTCTTCGACTCCTGGGTCGGCGCGCTGGCACCCGCCGACTACCGCCGCTCGGTGATGCCCGCGTCCACCAAGGTCTTCGAGGCCGTCGCCTCCTACGGCGTTCCGCGCATCCACTTCGGTGTCGGCACCGGTGAGCTGCTCGGCCTCATGGGCGAGGCGGGCGCGGACGTGGTCGGCGTCGACTGGCGCGTCCCGCTCGACGAGGCCGCCCGCCGCGTCGGCCCCGGCAAGGCCCTCCAGGGCAATCTCGACCCGGCCGTCCTCTTCTCCACCACCGAGGCCGTCCAGACCAAGACGCGCGAGGTACTCGACGCCGCCGCCGGTCTCGAAGGCCATGTCTTCAACCTCGGCCACGGCGTCCCGCCGAACACGAACCCGGACGCACTGACCCGGCTCGTGGAGTACGTCCACACGCAGACCACGCGCTGA
- a CDS encoding LacI family DNA-binding transcriptional regulator, giving the protein MTTPRVTIKDVAARAGVSKGAVSLAFNHKPGLADATRDRIFAAARELGWAPNLAARSLSNSRVDVIGLAICRPAKLLGLEPFYMEFISGVESVLTERSCSLLLRLVRNLEEEVGLQDAWWKGRQISGSILVDFRADDPRVAAVERLRMPVVAVGHPSLTGSLTSVWTDDATAVTEAVRYLAALGHRRIARVGGAAALGHTSIRTAAFDEAARVLDLAGAWQVATDFSGDAGARATRSLLTAAPPDRPTAIVYDNDIMAVAGLSVAAETGLRVPGDVSLLAWDDSQLCRLTHPTLSAMSHDVHGFGADVARTLFGVITGEGPGSHPVPTPVLTPRGSTAPPRG; this is encoded by the coding sequence ATGACCACACCCCGTGTCACCATCAAGGACGTCGCCGCACGCGCCGGCGTGTCCAAGGGGGCCGTCTCGCTCGCCTTCAACCACAAGCCGGGCCTCGCGGACGCCACCCGGGACCGGATCTTCGCGGCGGCGCGGGAGCTGGGCTGGGCGCCGAACCTCGCGGCGCGGTCGCTGTCCAACTCGCGTGTCGACGTGATCGGGCTCGCGATCTGCCGGCCGGCCAAGCTGCTCGGGCTCGAACCCTTCTACATGGAGTTCATCTCCGGGGTGGAGAGCGTGCTGACCGAGCGTTCGTGCTCGCTGCTGCTGCGCCTCGTACGGAATCTGGAGGAGGAGGTCGGGCTGCAGGACGCCTGGTGGAAGGGGAGGCAGATCAGCGGATCGATCCTGGTCGACTTCCGGGCGGACGACCCTCGGGTGGCGGCGGTGGAACGTCTTCGGATGCCGGTGGTCGCCGTCGGACATCCCTCCCTGACCGGCAGCCTCACCTCCGTGTGGACCGACGACGCCACCGCCGTCACGGAGGCCGTGCGGTATCTCGCGGCGCTCGGGCATCGACGGATCGCCCGCGTGGGCGGGGCGGCGGCGCTGGGGCACACCTCCATTCGTACAGCCGCGTTCGACGAGGCGGCGCGGGTGCTGGACCTCGCCGGGGCGTGGCAGGTCGCCACGGATTTCTCGGGCGACGCGGGGGCTCGGGCTACGCGCTCCTTGCTGACCGCGGCGCCGCCCGATCGGCCGACCGCGATCGTGTACGACAACGACATCATGGCCGTGGCGGGTCTCTCGGTCGCCGCCGAGACGGGCTTGAGGGTGCCCGGCGATGTGTCGCTGCTCGCCTGGGACGACTCGCAGCTGTGCCGGCTCACTCATCCCACGCTGTCCGCCATGAGTCATGACGTGCACGGATTCGGGGCCGACGTGGCCCGTACGTTGTTCGGGGTGATCACCGGGGAAGGGCCCGGCTCGCATCCGGTGCCTACGCCCGTTCTTACACCTCGGGGGTCTACCGCGCCGCCGCGCGGGTAG
- a CDS encoding acetyl-CoA C-acyltransferase yields MPRTVRDVVFVDGVRTPFGKAGPKGIYHETRADDLVVKAIRELLRRNPGLDPKKIDEVAIAATTQIGDQGLTLGRTAGILAGLPQSVPGYSIDRMCAGALTAVTTTAGSIAFGAYDAVIAGGVEHMGRHPMGEGVDPNPRFVSEKLVDESALFMGMTAENLHDRYPHITKQRADEYAVRSQEKAAKAYANGKIQQDLVPISVRNTNAEVGETGWGLVTADEPMRPGTTLENLAGLKTPFRVHGRVTAGNAAGLNDGATASIIASEDFARENNLPVKMRLVSYAFAGVEPEVMGYGPIPATEKALAKAGLSIEDINLFEVNEAFAVQVLAFLDHYGIADDDARVNQYGGAIAFGHPLASSGVRLMTQLARQFEEQPHVRYGLTTMCVGFGMGATVIWENPHFDGGNK; encoded by the coding sequence GTGCCTCGTACCGTCAGGGACGTCGTCTTCGTCGACGGCGTCCGCACCCCGTTCGGCAAGGCGGGCCCGAAGGGCATCTACCACGAGACCCGCGCCGACGATCTCGTCGTGAAGGCCATCCGGGAGCTGCTGCGCCGCAACCCCGGTCTCGACCCGAAGAAGATCGACGAGGTCGCCATCGCCGCGACCACGCAGATCGGTGACCAGGGTCTGACGCTGGGCCGTACGGCCGGCATCCTCGCCGGGCTCCCCCAGTCCGTCCCGGGCTACTCCATCGACCGCATGTGCGCGGGCGCGCTGACCGCCGTCACCACCACGGCCGGTTCGATCGCCTTCGGTGCGTACGACGCCGTCATCGCCGGTGGTGTCGAGCACATGGGCCGCCACCCGATGGGCGAGGGCGTGGACCCGAACCCGCGGTTCGTCAGCGAGAAGCTGGTCGACGAGTCCGCCCTGTTCATGGGCATGACCGCGGAGAACCTGCACGACCGCTACCCGCACATCACCAAGCAGCGCGCCGACGAGTACGCCGTGCGCTCGCAGGAGAAGGCCGCCAAGGCGTACGCCAACGGCAAGATCCAGCAGGACCTGGTGCCGATCTCGGTGCGCAACACCAACGCGGAGGTCGGTGAGACCGGCTGGGGCCTGGTCACCGCCGACGAGCCGATGCGTCCGGGTACGACGCTGGAGAACCTGGCCGGTCTGAAGACGCCGTTCCGCGTCCACGGCCGCGTGACGGCCGGTAACGCGGCCGGTCTGAACGACGGTGCGACCGCCTCGATCATCGCCTCCGAGGACTTCGCCCGCGAGAACAACCTCCCGGTCAAGATGCGCCTGGTCTCGTACGCCTTCGCGGGCGTCGAGCCGGAGGTGATGGGCTACGGCCCGATCCCGGCCACCGAGAAGGCCCTCGCCAAGGCGGGCCTGTCGATCGAGGACATCAACCTCTTCGAGGTCAACGAGGCCTTCGCCGTCCAGGTCCTGGCCTTCCTCGACCACTACGGCATCGCGGACGACGACGCGCGCGTCAACCAGTACGGCGGCGCCATCGCGTTCGGCCACCCGCTGGCCTCTTCCGGCGTCCGGCTGATGACGCAGCTGGCCCGCCAGTTCGAGGAGCAGCCGCACGTCCGCTACGGCCTGACCACCATGTGCGTCGGCTTCGGCATGGGCGCGACGGTCATCTGGGAGAACCCGCACTTCGACGGAGGCAACAAGTGA
- a CDS encoding 3-hydroxyacyl-CoA dehydrogenase NAD-binding domain-containing protein encodes MSTTAELLKGAAELFPDEVVTSAHVRHLDLPFGAGRFALITLDNGFDHTKPTTFGPASLANLNTAIDQVEAEAAAGDIVGVGITGKPFIFAVGADLKGVELLKKHEDALAIGKGGHEVFKRLAGIAVPTFAYYNGAAMGGGVEVGLHCEYRTVSKALPAFSLPEVFLGLVPGWGGCTILPNLIGAEKAVSVIIENSLNQNKQLKGQQVFDLGIADAIFEGADFLEQSLLWTASVLKGDVTVERPEIDRGEAWDQAVAKGRFIADGKVHGAAPAAYRALDIIAAAKDGDLQKGYDAEDVALADLIMGGELRSGIYAFNLVQKRGKRPAGAPDKSLARPVTKVGVVGAGLMASQLALLFLRRLEVPVVLTDIDQERVDKGVGYVHAEIDKLLSKGRVNQDKANRLKALVTGVLDKAEGFSDADFIIEAVFEEIGVKQQVFAEVEAVAPAHAILATNTSSLSVTEMASKLKNPERVVGFHFFNPVAILPLLEIVRGETTDDASLATAFAVAKKLKKTAVLVKDAPAFVVNRILTRFMGEIQNVIDEGTPVEVAEKAVEPLGLPMSPLVLLELVGPAIGLHVSETLNRAFPDRFTVSPNLAAVVKAGKRGFYVYDSGKPELDPEVAALLKQGDVVLTEEQVRDRVLDAVAQEIGLMLDEGVVAEAQDIDLCLITGAGWPFHLGGITPYLDREGVSERVNGKRFLEAGVASVPA; translated from the coding sequence GTGAGCACCACCGCTGAGCTCCTGAAGGGCGCGGCCGAGCTGTTCCCGGACGAGGTCGTGACGTCCGCGCACGTACGTCACCTTGATCTGCCGTTCGGCGCCGGGCGTTTCGCGCTCATCACGCTGGACAACGGCTTCGACCACACCAAGCCGACCACCTTCGGCCCGGCCTCGCTGGCGAACCTCAACACCGCCATCGACCAGGTGGAGGCGGAGGCCGCGGCCGGCGACATCGTCGGTGTCGGTATCACCGGCAAGCCGTTCATCTTCGCGGTCGGCGCCGACCTCAAGGGCGTCGAGCTGCTCAAGAAGCACGAGGACGCGCTCGCCATCGGCAAGGGCGGCCACGAGGTCTTCAAGCGCCTCGCGGGCATCGCGGTCCCGACCTTCGCGTACTACAACGGCGCGGCGATGGGCGGTGGCGTCGAGGTCGGTCTGCACTGCGAGTACCGCACGGTGTCGAAGGCCCTGCCTGCCTTCTCGCTGCCCGAGGTCTTCCTCGGTCTGGTCCCCGGATGGGGCGGCTGCACGATCCTGCCGAACCTGATCGGTGCGGAGAAGGCCGTCTCGGTGATCATCGAGAACTCTCTCAACCAGAACAAGCAGCTCAAGGGTCAGCAGGTCTTCGACCTCGGTATCGCCGACGCGATCTTCGAGGGCGCCGACTTCCTGGAGCAGTCGCTGCTGTGGACGGCGTCCGTCCTCAAGGGTGACGTCACCGTCGAGCGCCCGGAGATCGACCGCGGCGAGGCCTGGGACCAGGCCGTCGCCAAGGGCCGCTTCATCGCCGACGGCAAGGTGCACGGGGCGGCTCCGGCCGCCTACCGCGCGCTGGACATCATCGCCGCGGCCAAGGACGGTGACCTGCAGAAGGGTTACGACGCCGAGGACGTGGCGCTCGCCGACCTGATCATGGGTGGCGAACTGCGCTCCGGCATCTACGCGTTCAACCTGGTCCAGAAGCGCGGCAAGCGCCCGGCGGGTGCGCCGGACAAGTCGCTCGCGCGTCCGGTCACCAAGGTGGGCGTCGTGGGCGCCGGCCTGATGGCCTCGCAGCTCGCCCTGCTCTTCCTGCGCCGCCTCGAGGTGCCGGTCGTGCTGACCGACATCGACCAGGAGCGCGTCGACAAGGGTGTGGGCTACGTCCACGCCGAGATCGACAAGCTGCTGAGCAAGGGCCGCGTGAACCAGGACAAGGCCAACCGCCTCAAGGCCCTGGTCACCGGTGTGCTGGACAAGGCCGAGGGCTTCTCCGACGCCGACTTCATCATCGAGGCCGTCTTCGAGGAGATCGGCGTCAAGCAGCAGGTGTTCGCGGAGGTCGAGGCGGTCGCCCCGGCGCACGCGATCCTCGCCACCAACACCTCCTCGCTGTCGGTGACGGAGATGGCGTCGAAGCTGAAGAACCCCGAGCGGGTCGTCGGCTTCCACTTCTTCAACCCGGTCGCGATCCTCCCGCTGCTGGAGATCGTCCGCGGTGAGACCACCGACGACGCCTCCCTTGCCACGGCGTTCGCCGTCGCCAAGAAGCTGAAGAAGACCGCGGTCCTGGTGAAGGACGCCCCGGCGTTCGTCGTCAACCGCATCCTCACCCGCTTCATGGGCGAGATCCAGAACGTCATCGACGAGGGCACGCCGGTCGAGGTCGCGGAGAAGGCGGTGGAGCCCCTGGGCCTGCCGATGTCTCCCCTGGTCTTGCTCGAGCTGGTCGGCCCCGCGATCGGTCTGCACGTCTCGGAGACCCTCAACCGGGCCTTCCCGGACCGCTTCACGGTCTCCCCGAACCTCGCGGCCGTCGTCAAGGCGGGCAAGCGCGGCTTCTACGTGTACGACTCCGGGAAGCCGGAGCTCGACCCCGAGGTGGCCGCGCTCCTCAAGCAGGGCGATGTCGTCCTGACCGAGGAGCAGGTCCGTGACCGCGTCCTGGACGCCGTCGCCCAGGAGATCGGGCTCATGCTCGACGAGGGTGTCGTCGCCGAGGCGCAGGACATCGACCTCTGCCTGATCACCGGTGCCGGCTGGCCCTTCCATCTGGGTGGGATCACTCCCTACCTGGACCGCGAGGGTGTCTCCGAGCGGGTGAACGGGAAGCGGTTCCTGGAAGCCGGTGTGGCTTCCGTCCCCGCGTAA
- a CDS encoding rhomboid family intramembrane serine protease, which yields MVIPVHDVNPVRRTPYVTYALIAANVLVFLYTPGLAGSVAGDSSLSQLCHLQAFLDHYAAVPQELIHHQMPRFVPTGEVGPGPHGAGCVLSPPDYDKSPPLSVFTAMFLHGSWLHLLGNMLFLLIFGNNIEDRMGHVRFTLFYTACGYAAAYGYALLNEDSGDPLIGASGAIAGVLGAYLVLYPKARVWVLVPFLIFLPLRLPAWMVLGFWFVLQAVYSSGGGVSTAGTVAYAAHVVGFLAGMLLAWPLRPGTPPPPVPRGLLWGRRARHSW from the coding sequence GTGGTCATACCCGTCCATGACGTGAACCCGGTACGGCGCACGCCCTATGTGACGTACGCGCTGATCGCCGCCAACGTTCTCGTGTTCCTGTACACCCCCGGCCTCGCCGGATCGGTGGCGGGCGACAGCAGCCTGTCGCAGCTGTGCCATCTGCAGGCGTTCCTGGACCACTACGCCGCGGTGCCACAGGAGTTGATTCACCATCAGATGCCGCGGTTCGTGCCCACGGGCGAAGTCGGTCCCGGCCCGCACGGGGCCGGCTGTGTGCTGAGCCCGCCGGACTACGACAAGTCTCCGCCGCTGTCGGTGTTCACGGCGATGTTCCTGCACGGCAGTTGGCTTCATCTGCTGGGCAACATGCTGTTCCTGCTGATCTTCGGCAACAACATCGAGGACCGCATGGGACATGTGCGGTTCACGCTGTTCTACACGGCCTGCGGCTACGCGGCGGCGTACGGCTACGCGCTGCTGAACGAGGACTCCGGCGACCCGCTGATCGGCGCCTCGGGCGCGATCGCCGGGGTCCTCGGGGCCTACCTGGTGCTCTATCCGAAGGCCAGGGTCTGGGTCCTCGTCCCGTTCCTGATCTTCCTGCCGCTGCGGCTGCCCGCGTGGATGGTGCTGGGCTTCTGGTTCGTGCTCCAGGCCGTGTACTCGTCCGGCGGCGGCGTCTCGACCGCGGGAACGGTGGCGTACGCCGCGCACGTGGTCGGCTTCCTCGCGGGCATGCTGCTCGCCTGGCCGCTGCGCCCGGGCACCCCGCCCCCACCGGTGCCGCGCGGCCTGCTGTGGGGCAGACGGGCGCGGCACAGCTGGTGA
- a CDS encoding DUF3000 domain-containing protein yields the protein MAAAQGRLSDGAGGMDDAKEGDRDAMETAPLPFRAAVDALRTARLRPEIEIDPTRPPQRLAPYAYALEAAVVADDEDLADGRLVLLHDPAGHDAWQGSFRLVTLIRAELEPEMAADPLLPEVCWSWLTGALQARGLSYGEPSGTVTRASSHYFGGLAERPAACQIEIRASWTPREGLGGVPDTAAHLAAWCDLLCQVAGLPPVTPGDTSVVSLPQRRGPQSR from the coding sequence ATGGCTGCGGCTCAGGGACGACTGTCGGACGGCGCTGGCGGAATGGACGACGCGAAGGAGGGGGACCGGGATGCGATGGAGACGGCTCCGCTGCCCTTCCGGGCCGCCGTCGACGCGCTCAGGACCGCGCGGCTGCGGCCGGAGATCGAGATCGACCCGACGCGCCCGCCGCAGCGCCTGGCCCCGTACGCGTACGCGCTGGAGGCCGCGGTCGTCGCAGACGACGAGGATCTGGCCGACGGCCGGCTCGTGCTGCTGCACGACCCGGCGGGTCACGACGCCTGGCAGGGCTCGTTCCGTCTGGTGACGCTCATCCGCGCGGAGCTGGAGCCGGAGATGGCCGCCGACCCGCTGCTCCCCGAGGTCTGCTGGTCGTGGCTGACCGGCGCGCTCCAGGCCCGGGGCCTGTCGTACGGCGAACCGAGCGGCACCGTCACGCGCGCGAGCTCGCACTACTTCGGCGGCCTCGCCGAGCGCCCTGCCGCCTGCCAGATCGAGATCCGTGCGTCGTGGACGCCCCGGGAAGGCCTGGGCGGCGTCCCGGACACGGCCGCGCACCTCGCGGCGTGGTGCGATCTGCTGTGCCAGGTCGCCGGGCTCCCGCCAGTGACCCCGGGCGACACGTCGGTGGTCTCCCTCCCGCAGCGTCGGGGACCGCAGTCCCGCTGA
- a CDS encoding HRDC domain-containing protein, whose amino-acid sequence MTDAQETAADSSLRTTGGAPPDDVESAPIPLLEPRDGIPPVIVDDASLAEVIAAFAAGSGPVAVDAERASGYRYGQRAYLVQLRREGAGTALIDPVACPDLSGLGEAISGVEWVLHAATQDLPCLREIGMVPTRLFDTELAGRLAGFPRVGLGAMVESVLGFVLEKGHSAVDWSTRPLPEPWLRYAALDVELLVDLRDALEKELDRQGKLEWAQQEFDAIAQAEPAPPRKDPWRRTSGMHKVRRRRQMAVVRELWETRDRVAQRRDISPGKVLGDAAIVEAALSLPANVHALAALNGFGHRMGRRQLEQWQAAVDRAKALPDAELPQPGQPVTGPPPPRAWADKDPAAAARLSAARAAVSALAEQLNMPQENLITPDTVRRVCWEPPSPDSESVAAALAGYGARPWQVEQVTPVLVAALRAED is encoded by the coding sequence GTGACCGACGCCCAAGAGACCGCAGCAGACAGCTCACTGCGAACCACCGGAGGCGCCCCTCCGGACGACGTCGAATCGGCGCCGATCCCTTTGCTTGAGCCCCGAGACGGCATCCCGCCCGTGATCGTCGACGACGCCTCGCTCGCCGAGGTGATCGCCGCCTTCGCCGCCGGATCCGGCCCCGTAGCCGTAGACGCCGAACGCGCGTCCGGGTACCGATACGGCCAGCGCGCCTATCTGGTGCAGCTCCGCCGCGAGGGAGCGGGGACCGCGCTGATCGACCCCGTCGCCTGCCCCGATCTGTCGGGCCTCGGCGAGGCGATCTCCGGAGTGGAGTGGGTGCTGCACGCGGCCACCCAGGACCTGCCGTGTCTGCGCGAGATAGGCATGGTGCCGACGCGGCTCTTCGACACCGAGCTGGCCGGACGCCTCGCGGGGTTCCCGCGGGTGGGCCTCGGCGCGATGGTCGAGAGCGTGCTCGGCTTCGTACTGGAGAAGGGCCACTCGGCGGTCGACTGGTCGACGCGTCCGCTCCCCGAGCCGTGGCTGCGCTATGCCGCGCTCGACGTGGAACTGCTCGTCGACCTGCGCGACGCCCTGGAGAAGGAGCTCGACCGGCAGGGCAAGCTGGAGTGGGCCCAGCAGGAGTTCGACGCGATCGCGCAGGCCGAGCCCGCGCCGCCGCGCAAGGACCCCTGGCGGCGTACGTCCGGGATGCACAAGGTGCGCCGCCGCCGGCAGATGGCGGTCGTACGGGAGCTGTGGGAGACCCGCGACCGGGTCGCGCAGCGCCGGGACATCTCACCGGGCAAGGTGCTGGGCGACGCGGCCATTGTGGAAGCCGCGCTCTCTCTTCCGGCCAACGTGCATGCGCTCGCCGCGCTGAACGGGTTCGGGCATCGGATGGGGCGGCGCCAGCTGGAGCAGTGGCAGGCCGCGGTGGACCGTGCGAAGGCGCTGCCGGACGCGGAGCTGCCACAGCCGGGACAGCCGGTGACCGGGCCTCCGCCGCCGCGGGCCTGGGCCGACAAGGACCCGGCCGCCGCCGCTCGGCTCTCCGCCGCGCGTGCGGCCGTGTCGGCGCTCGCCGAGCAGCTCAACATGCCCCAGGAGAACCTGATCACCCCGGACACGGTGCGGCGGGTCTGCTGGGAGCCGCCGAGCCCCGACTCCGAGTCGGTTGCGGCTGCTCTCGCGGGGTACGGGGCGCGGCCCTGGCAGGTCGAGCAGGTCACGCCTGTGCTGGTAGCCGCGCTACGGGCCGAGGACTGA
- a CDS encoding response regulator transcription factor: MSVLLEQPASLVAYRPNKPTAMVVVADPRVRSTVTRHLWALGVRDVIEASSVAEARPRIGNPRDICVADVHLPDGSGLTLLSETRAAGWPNGLALSAADDIGAVRNALAGGVKGYVVTGTRTNVGLPTRPGAAPIGSAAARMHRRPPGAPSHPGGYRELSGREVEVLRLVAEGQSNKAIGVSMGLSALTVKSHLARIARKLGTGDRAGMVAVALRTGIIH; encoded by the coding sequence GTGTCCGTTCTCCTCGAGCAGCCCGCAAGCCTGGTCGCCTACCGCCCGAACAAGCCGACCGCCATGGTGGTCGTGGCCGACCCCCGGGTCCGCTCCACCGTCACCCGCCATCTGTGGGCGCTCGGAGTGCGCGACGTCATCGAGGCGTCGTCCGTCGCGGAGGCCCGTCCCCGAATCGGCAACCCGCGCGACATCTGCGTCGCCGATGTCCACCTGCCGGATGGTTCCGGCCTCACCCTCCTTTCCGAGACCCGAGCCGCGGGCTGGCCCAACGGCCTCGCCCTCTCCGCCGCCGACGACATCGGCGCCGTACGCAACGCCCTCGCGGGCGGCGTCAAGGGCTACGTCGTCACCGGCACCCGTACGAACGTCGGGCTCCCCACCCGGCCCGGCGCCGCACCCATCGGCTCGGCAGCCGCCCGTATGCACCGCCGCCCCCCGGGTGCCCCGAGCCACCCGGGCGGCTACCGCGAGCTGTCCGGCCGCGAGGTCGAGGTCCTTCGCCTGGTCGCGGAGGGCCAGTCGAACAAGGCCATCGGCGTCTCGATGGGCCTGTCCGCACTGACCGTCAAGAGCCACCTCGCCCGCATCGCCCGCAAGCTCGGCACGGGCGACCGCGCCGGGATGGTGGCGGTGGCCCTGCGCACCGGGATCATCCACTGA